The genomic stretch TAAAATTACCTTGCAAGTTTTCCAGATTTTGGGTCTTCAGGATTCGCAAATGAAAAATCGCCAAGAACCGCTTTTCTTGCTTTGATTCGAGCCAAGATTGTTGGCTCTGCACTAAAGcagaaaaatattagtaaatagTCCATGCTAAGAAACGGAAAAGGAGATTTTGGTCCGTGACGTTACATGCTTATTCTATTCTAGTCCCTATACTTTATTCTTAAACTcttcttttgaattttgattttttttttttaagaaaaaaaaaaagatggtagtAATATTTGAACCAGCCTTCTACGGCCTATTTAACAATgtaattgtggttattttttaaaataattttcacttagaaatatatcaaaataatattttttttaaattatttttgaaatcagtgcattaaaataatctaaaaacaccaaaaaaatattaatttgaatcaaaaaaataataaaaaaatttcaaattttttcaaaaaatatttttaaaatacaaaaaaaacatgactgATATCTGCTGCTCTCGAAGaaacttgtgttttttgttttattaatttaaatgtgtGGAATCAATTCattataattgataaattataagaaacaaaattacaataaattagttttatctCAAAATAACAACTTGGTCCATGATCTTCTTAATTTTGATAACGGATCCTTGAACTCTTTTTTTCACAtgctaatttttgtttaattggatcgattaatatatatgaatttttttataattgtggtTAATGTTATTGGGTTCGAAAGGTAGATTGATCGGCTCATGTATTGTGGAAGAGTAAGTTTATAGACTTGATTTTGTGAAGATTAAGTAGGTTAATAATTAATGAACTGTTTtacttggattttattttttttattatcatatatcaattatttttatctagatttttatgacaatttaatttttttttttaatttttatcttgatttttttatgtttgaattaaggaataaattaaaaagatataagcAGACACTAAATATATGATACTACGGgaagaaatatttatgtttttaaaatatttatatttatttgaatgtttgtttttgtgtttaaaaatactatttttgaaaaattttaattttttattttaaattaatttttttataattttaaatagttagatgtactaatatcaaaataaattttaaaaaatctaaaaattattattttaataaattttaaaacagaaaatactttcaaaaacaGATTTAATACAGCACAGCCTCTGGTATTGAAGGCTTGcatggattgatttttttctcggtGCTTATTACATAACCCAACGCTGACACCAAACGAATCAACTATCACTACTAAATTCTCTTGATCTCAACCAAGCAAGGaacccagaaaagaagaaaagctgTGAAAAGTAGAGAGAGATCTCCCATGGAAACTGGAAATAGAAATTTGAGCTACAAACGAAGCTACTTCCGTACCTcccacaaaagaaaagaaattgtattCTCATTCCAGCTATGCCATGAAAACTTGCTGGACCTGTCCAAAAGTTTTAGGCTAGGTTTCGGAGCCAGTGAGTCTGATCCGAAGCAATCTTTGAGCCACCTGACCTTTTAAAAATTCAACCATGGCCAAAAATGGAGTGCCTGTTGAGAAATCAACTGTTTTCCCAGAAGAATGTGGCAACTAGTTGCCGGAAAAGCCAGCATTCCTCCTATGTTCCAATCCTTTCAAGATTTTCAGATACAGTTTTCATCCTTGGACGGACCTCAGGGTCAGCTTCAGCGCAAGCAAGGGCAACATGAAAAGCAGCTATTACCTCTTTTTTGGCATGCACTTCTTGGAGCAACAATGGATCTACCATGTCTGATAAagggttttcttcttcaaaacccTTCCTCACCCATTTCACCAAGTCTGGAACTTCTATCGAAGTGGACGCGTTTGGTGAAAGCTCTGGAGATTTTCCAGTAAGCAATTCAAGCAAAACAACTCCAAATGAATACACATCCCATTTTTGGGTTGGTCTGCTACCAGAAACACGGGCCTCAGGAGGACGGTAGTTGTTTGGTCGCTCTGTTTGAACTGATTTTAAGTAAGGGAGTGCTCCACCTATAAAGCCACCTGAAGAGGAGGGATTATTGCCGGTGATGTTGATCAGTCGGTTCAGGCCAAAATCAGAAATGTAAGGTTGGAATTTGTTGTCGAGGAGAATATTAGATGGCTTGACGTCTCCATGGACAAATTTTCTTGGGCTGCATTCGTGAAGGTAGGCTAAGCCCCTGGCTGTTCCCTTGGCGATTCTCAGCCTGGTTGACCATGAAAGACTTGATGGCTGTCCATTTCTCCCTGTAAGCAAATGCTGTTTATTAGTGGCTATACCTTCATGGTTAAATGGTAAGGATTCAGAAAATGATCGATACTAAGAAACAGAGAGAAATTTACAGTAAAGGGGTCTTCTATCAGCTTTTTggagaaaagacaagaaaagatTATAAAGCTCACTCTTTTTGGTTAAAACTTTAACATCCAGATGAAAGTGAACGAGAACTGAGGGAAAAAGTCGAAACATGCACCTACGAACGAAGCTTGAGGCATCAAGATTGATTTCCCTAAACAAACACGCTTATGTTTCGAACAGAAAAGATCCTACAGGGCACAGGGGGGTCAAAAGCAAGGACATCCTGTAGTTTTACCTGCAGCTAGCATTTATTGACTCATCTCAATGAATGCTCACCTAAGAGAAGAATTCGTGGGGACAAACTGTACTAATGCATCTCATTGTGATTGGAGATCCAGGAATTACAAGACCTTCCATCATCATCACAATTCACCATGCACCGGTCCAGGTAATGGGTGGCCAATGATGAGGGAGGGACCTACCAATTCATTGCATCTTGTTCGGAAGCTACAGTGTCAACCTAACCTAAGCTTTCGAGAGTAATATAAAACCATTATTGAAGCATTacccaataatttaagtttttgaattaaaataattatctgaCAGACCAAGCAGCTAGTAATTCGAGTCTGACTTTGGACActcaagataaataaaaatactttgtatGAAGACAATCATATCCTACTAATACAAGTACTAAATGTAGTAGTATGCAGTCCAATCATTTCCAAGCTCAATGCACGAAGTCAATTATGGagtagttttttaaattcagATCCAAGATCTATGATTTCCCCTACTCCATTGACTGCTGAAAAATGTACCTGAAtagagaacgaaaaaaaaacctgcaacCCCTCTTTTTTAacctaaataaattattcttcCAATTATAAATCCAGCAAGTCGGGGCCTGGCTTGGTATAGCAATGAAACGAAATTCCCCCTTTTATTtgtgaaaggaaaggaaagaccAGGCATTGCATTAACAAGGGAAAGGGACTGGTGAGTGAGAGGTACTGACTACATAAAGCATGGTCTAGAAAAAGCACCACAATTGGGACCTGGCTATGGTTGACTGAGTGAGTGGCATGCATCATAACAGGTAGGTCACATGACCCAATAATGTCCAGAGTCATAATGACCATTCCCACGTCAATTAACTAAGCCCGTTTATGACATCTAATTGAAATTCCCACAAGAGAAAGGAACAATAACTATTGGCTAAGACAACAGTTAGCCTTAAGGTTAGCCCTCAAGCACATCGTGTTCAAAGACAAACGTATCGAGTTAGCGTTCGAACCGGATTCGCAATCATGGGTCGAACTTAGACAGGATAATTCAACTTGAACCGAACGTTACAACATTCGGtttgaacaaaaaaactttGGTGTTAATACAAGGTCAATGGCTTTTCATGGAGGGTAAAAGATTCAGCAGAAGAACATAGGAACAAAGAGAAAGGGAAGCATACCTCGAAGAGCATTAGCCAAGTTGCCATTGGAGATGAAATCACTGATTAAAAGCTTCTCATCTGGAGCCCAATAATAAGCTCTCAACTTGACAACATTTGGATGCTTGACCTTTCCAATAGCCTGCGCCTCCGCTACAAACTCTTTATACCTCTGCTCTCCTCCTTCGCCAAGCCTCCTCACAGCCACAGGGCTGCCATTGTCAAGCACTACTTTATACACTATCCCCAACCCACTCTTCCCCAACACATAAGCAGATGCTTTTAGCAATTCATCAAGCTCAAAGGTGAAACCTTTATCGATTGCCACAAGCTCTCCTTCTGGTTTCCCTCTTTCCACCTTTTCCTGATCTTCCAAATCAGACTCCTCAATTCGAAGACCATTAACACCATAACATAGCGAGCACAAGCGTGATTTCTCATAGCCACCAAATTTGCTTTTTCCAGTGCAGCTACAACCATTAGAATCATCCTTCTTTTTCCAGTAAATGTATACTATTACTAGACCAAGAAGCGCTACACCAGCCGCGTTAGCTACTGAGATTAATATTATCAAACCGGGACTTAATCCCTTTTTAGGATTATTATCAGAAACCGGAGATGAATTCTGATTTCCCGTTGAGCTCTTTGCAGAGTCCTTGCAAGATTTATGAAGCGGAAACCCGCAAAGCAAAGGGTTGTTAAGGAAAGCAGTCGGTCCTTGGTTTGCAAAAGACCCTGTTTGAGGTATCTCACCACTGAAATTGTTGCTTCGCAGATCAAAACTGACAGTAATAGGTAAATTTCCCAGTGATTTCGGAATCCTACCCGATaaatgattgaaagaaagatttaaaGTGTTGGACAAAGACTTAAGCTCACCAACATCATTAGGAATGGATCCATTGAAAGCATTATCAGAGAGATCAAGCTGCAATAAATTATCCAATTCAGGCCAAATCCCAGCTGGAATTGGACCAGAGAATTTATTCTTCGCAAGGATCAATCTCTGCAACTGCTTGCAGCTATTCAAGTTTTGAGGCAAAGAACCAGACAGCGAGTTGTTGGAAAGATCAAGATTCTGGAGACGAGGGAGGTTACAGATTGAAGGAGGGAGAGAACCAGAGAGATTGTTACCGTAGAGAAAGAGACCGTGAAGTGAAGTAGCGTTAAACAACTGGTCAGGTATTGGACCGTAGAAGTTGTTGTTGTGCAGATTAAGTCTTCGAAGATAAATTAAGTTCCCAAGCTCTGATGGAATATAGCCGCGGAGATTCTTACCGGAGATTGCAATGCCTACAACATGAGGGTCTGGCAATCCGGTTATGTTCATGCAGGAAATTCCGGTCCAGAGACATGGAGTGGTGTCATCTTCGTTCCAGTCAGAGAAAGCAGAGCCAGCTGCTGTTTGATCAACGGCTGATTTTAAGGATAGGAGGGAGAGTCCATCAGGCGTGAGGGAGTGGCTTAGTTCGGTGTTAGTAAGGATGTGGAAGAAGAGAAAGGCTAGCGTTAATAAGAGGTTTTTCTTCATTGTGCTTGTTCTTGTTTTGGAGAGTAgaaatggggggggggggggatttacaggaggagagaaaagaggaaggaaggaaagaaaagtgGTGGTGGAAGGTGTGGGGTGGTTGGGAGTGCGAGATTTATGAGGGGAAAGAGACTTGAGAAAGACGAGATTTTGATCAGAATGGGCTCCACCTCCCGccaacagagagagagagagagagaggaaaagggAGTTTCTATAAGGGAGAAAGGGAGGGGAGTAGAAGCAAAGCAATTGCAAGTGATTCGGAGAGTTTGGACTTATGCATGATGTTGACGTTTCTTTTTACGCTGAAATGTCTTTCCTTTTGTCTATATAACCTCGGCAACGTTAGAAACTTCCCTTTCTTCCTGGATAATCTATAACTGGACTctagtgtgtttgtttttctattaaaaattgtttttgtatatttttttttttataatttttttaatatatttgtgttaaaaataaatttttaaaaataaaaaatattattttaatatatttaaaaacaaaaaatattttttaaaatagccgTTATTATAATACAAACCAACAACCTAACTGATTATAGAGTTGCTCCGATGATGGCTTGTGCTCGAGAGACTTGGCCTCCGTTAGAATTCATCCAGAAAAAAACCTCGAAGGTGATTATTAAGAGACTACGGATGTGATTAATTCTTGATGACCAGCTGCTGTTTTTGATTGCTTGATCGCCAATTAGTTTGACCATTAATTGTTTTAACTggagcaaaaaaatatatttttttatgagaattgaGGGAGGATTAAGGTTTCTCATATTTAAGTTTATTAGCAACATGTAAAAGATTTATGGAATTTTTCTTCTATCAtctcctaacaaaaaaaaaaaaaagggagagtgGATACATgttctcattttaaaaaatataaaaatttactttaaattatctcacatttatttctttaatacatctttaataaaaacatgtttttttttattatttatatttagagaAAATAACCAAATGCAAGCTTATAAAATCATTAGTTATTTGGTAGTATGGTTGCGGgtactttttaaataacttttcaagttaaaatgcataataataatattttttttattttttaaaattatttttgatatcagcacattaaaataattttaaaaatactaaaaatctattaatttgaaattaataaaaaaataaaaaaaaattaaattcttttaaaaatatttttaaaacaccaaaataaaacGACAAATATAAAAGAACAGAACCTGATGACTCCTCTATCTGCACTATGAGGTCGCTTGAAGTACTGGTCTCCATTATTCCTGTAATAGGCCGAAGCAAGTACTGTTGCTGGGGTTTGCAAGAATTTTGGAGTCTTCTTTGAATGAGGAAAATGGCATTGCATCAGGTTTCCGTGTCTGTGTGTATATTTCCTGACAAAGACCTTCTCTGCTCTCCCATCCTTGtcaagaagagaagagataCGACTCAACAAGCGACTAAATCTACAAGGAACACGAATTTTCGTTAAGGTACAGATACTTCACGCAGATGAATGTGAATCGATCATATCCATCCATCGCCTGGGGATCTCATCGACTCATACTCCTAATAGATGGACAAGATCAGTTCATGAGCAAGATAAGTCAATATTCAGACCTTGAGAGGTAATGTGTGTCATTAAGTTATTAAGATTGATCTTAACGAACACAATTACTATAGCCAGATGTTCATCTGATTTGACTGGTGGATGGTTGGCCTCGCCTATCATCAAACAGATGCATTTAGTGAGGGACACTAATCAAGGTATAATCCTTAATCCGTCCAATAATTAACCAAAACTTCCCACCTCTGCATTCCTTCTCAGATCAATCAATCTCTTTCATGTAACCAACGCCACTCCCGAGCATTAACATATAGTAgcatagtaataataataattacttgtCTGACACTTCTGCTTCATGTTTTCATGTACTCGTCCAATTAATTAACTTGTAGTGGAGGCTGAGtggttttaattattaatattatttcgcAGTTCTTTTGTGAGAAAGTGAAGAGTGACTACACCTCACCCCCAATCATGAAAACATGCTTAGAAGCTAACAAAGAGAGAGACAGATGCTCTTTCCAGCTCCCATTGTTGTTTGCTTATCAATGTTTCCTTCTGGCTTGTTTCAAAGAATCAGAGAGATAGAGCTTCATTTTGAATACAATTGCAATATAATTTGTTGCGTGTCAAGTGAAGGCCAGGTACTATTgtcagaaatataaaaaaatatgtgggctGTTGACTATTACCAACTGGTCCCTTTATACACACGACATGTAGAGGAGAGATGACAAATTAATAGTAAGAAATCACTTACCTTTTGAATCGGGAAGGAGAAACGCT from Populus alba chromosome 8, ASM523922v2, whole genome shotgun sequence encodes the following:
- the LOC118053180 gene encoding receptor protein kinase-like protein ZAR1: MKKNLLLTLAFLFFHILTNTELSHSLTPDGLSLLSLKSAVDQTAAGSAFSDWNEDDTTPCLWTGISCMNITGLPDPHVVGIAISGKNLRGYIPSELGNLIYLRRLNLHNNNFYGPIPDQLFNATSLHGLFLYGNNLSGSLPPSICNLPRLQNLDLSNNSLSGSLPQNLNSCKQLQRLILAKNKFSGPIPAGIWPELDNLLQLDLSDNAFNGSIPNDVGELKSLSNTLNLSFNHLSGRIPKSLGNLPITVSFDLRSNNFSGEIPQTGSFANQGPTAFLNNPLLCGFPLHKSCKDSAKSSTGNQNSSPVSDNNPKKGLSPGLIILISVANAAGVALLGLVIVYIYWKKKDDSNGCSCTGKSKFGGYEKSRLCSLCYGVNGLRIEESDLEDQEKVERGKPEGELVAIDKGFTFELDELLKASAYVLGKSGLGIVYKVVLDNGSPVAVRRLGEGGEQRYKEFVAEAQAIGKVKHPNVVKLRAYYWAPDEKLLISDFISNGNLANALRGRNGQPSSLSWSTRLRIAKGTARGLAYLHECSPRKFVHGDVKPSNILLDNKFQPYISDFGLNRLINITGNNPSSSGGFIGGALPYLKSVQTERPNNYRPPEARVSGSRPTQKWDVYSFGVVLLELLTGKSPELSPNASTSIEVPDLVKWVRKGFEEENPLSDMVDPLLLQEVHAKKEVIAAFHVALACAEADPEVRPRMKTVSENLERIGT